In Bacteroidota bacterium, a single window of DNA contains:
- a CDS encoding cold shock domain-containing protein, producing the protein MSTGIVKFFNERKGFGFVVDDESKQDIFVHATGLVDRISQDDKVTFDITEDNRGKKAINVKRAE; encoded by the coding sequence ATGTCAACCGGAATTGTTAAATTTTTCAATGAAAGAAAAGGTTTTGGATTTGTTGTTGATGATGAATCAAAACAAGACATCTTTGTCCATGCCACAGGATTAGTCGACCGAATTTCTCAAGACGACAAAGTCACTTTCGACATCACAGAAGATAACCGTGGAAAAAAAGCCATTAATGTAAAACGGGCTGAATAA
- the pckA gene encoding phosphoenolpyruvate carboxykinase (ATP) — protein MKNPDRLRKALENYGLTQVDTIYYNPSYEELYKDETDPNLKGFEKGQLTELDAINVMTGRFTGRAPKDKYIVKDNTTKDTMWWTTPESPNDNKPVSTEVWNELKENTLKQLSGKKLYVMDTFCGANPDSRLKVRFIMEVAWQAHFVKNMFLRPTEKELENYGEPDFISLNASKTINPKWKEQGLNSEVYTVFNLTERMHVVGGSWYGGEMKKGLFAMMNYYLPLNGMAAMHCSANVGEEGDVAIFFGLSGTGKTTLSTDPNRQLIGDDEHGWDDDGIFNFEGGCYAKTIDLDKEAEPEIFNAIRRDALLENVTVDSKGKIDFKDGSLTANTRVSYPIYHIDNIVKPVSKAGHATKVIFLTADAFGVMPPVSKLTPEQTKYHFLSGFTAKLAGTELGVTTPQPTFSACFGAAFLSLHPTRYGAELVKKMKAHGAEAYLVNTGWNGSGKRISIRDTRGIIDAILNGSIEKAETKIIPVFNLEVPTSLSGVDPKILDPRDTYADVNEWNKKAVDLGSRFIKNFEKYTDNEEGKLLVNAGPKIG, from the coding sequence ATGAAAAATCCGGACAGGCTAAGAAAAGCTTTAGAAAACTATGGTTTAACTCAGGTTGACACAATTTACTATAATCCTTCTTATGAGGAATTATACAAGGATGAAACTGATCCAAACCTGAAAGGATTTGAAAAAGGTCAGTTAACAGAATTGGATGCAATCAATGTAATGACAGGGAGATTTACTGGACGAGCACCAAAGGACAAATACATTGTTAAGGATAATACAACCAAAGATACCATGTGGTGGACAACTCCTGAATCACCAAACGACAATAAACCAGTTAGCACAGAGGTTTGGAATGAACTCAAAGAAAATACACTAAAACAGTTATCTGGAAAGAAATTATACGTAATGGATACTTTCTGTGGTGCAAATCCCGATTCACGATTGAAAGTTCGCTTTATCATGGAAGTTGCATGGCAGGCTCATTTTGTTAAAAACATGTTCCTTCGCCCCACTGAAAAAGAATTAGAAAATTATGGCGAACCCGATTTTATTTCTTTAAATGCTTCAAAAACTATCAATCCAAAATGGAAAGAACAAGGGTTAAATTCGGAGGTTTATACTGTATTTAATTTAACTGAAAGAATGCATGTTGTAGGGGGAAGTTGGTATGGCGGAGAAATGAAAAAAGGTTTATTTGCCATGATGAATTACTACTTACCTTTAAACGGGATGGCTGCAATGCATTGTTCTGCCAATGTTGGAGAAGAAGGTGATGTAGCTATTTTCTTTGGTCTTTCAGGTACTGGTAAAACTACCCTTTCAACCGATCCAAATCGTCAGTTAATAGGCGACGATGAACATGGTTGGGATGACGATGGCATCTTCAATTTCGAAGGTGGGTGCTATGCAAAAACGATCGATTTAGATAAAGAAGCGGAGCCGGAGATTTTCAACGCAATCAGACGTGATGCGCTTCTTGAAAATGTAACAGTTGACAGTAAAGGTAAAATTGATTTCAAAGATGGTTCGTTAACTGCAAACACACGTGTTTCCTATCCAATTTATCATATTGATAACATTGTTAAACCTGTTTCAAAAGCAGGTCACGCAACGAAAGTTATTTTCCTTACTGCTGATGCTTTTGGGGTTATGCCTCCCGTTTCGAAATTAACACCTGAGCAAACCAAATATCATTTTTTATCGGGGTTTACTGCAAAATTAGCAGGGACCGAACTTGGAGTTACCACTCCTCAACCTACATTTTCAGCTTGTTTTGGAGCTGCTTTTCTTTCTCTTCATCCAACCCGATATGGTGCTGAATTAGTAAAAAAAATGAAAGCTCACGGAGCTGAAGCTTATTTAGTAAATACAGGCTGGAATGGTTCCGGAAAAAGAATTTCCATTCGGGATACCCGCGGAATAATTGATGCAATTCTAAACGGTTCTATCGAAAAAGCTGAAACAAAGATTATTCCTGTTTTCAACTTAGAGGTTCCTACTTCACTCTCTGGGGTTGATCCGAAAATACTTGATCCACGTGATACATACGCAGATGTGAACGAGTGGAACAAGAAAGCTGTTGATCTTGGCAGCCGTTTTATTAAAAACTTCGAAAAATATACCGACAACGAAGAAGGAAAACTTTTGGTAAATGCAGGACCTAAAATTGGATAA
- the dnaN gene encoding DNA polymerase III subunit beta gives MKFIVSSSLLLKNIQALSGVLNSSNTLPILDDFLFELKEDKLFITASDLETTMTVSLEPTKAEEPGMVAIPAKILLDTLKTFADIPVTISVNKDTLGIEISAGDGKYKLPGHRSDEYPQAPALEDTTTLEIKAPILVNAINKTLFATGNDELRPVMSGVFCEITPDDITFVATDAHKLVRYKRTDAFGEISASFILPKKPLNQLKHLVTAKEDAKVKIEYNQINAFFSFENVSMVCRLIDGRYPNYDAVIPTNNPNILTIDRLSLLNSIKRVAIFANQSTHQVRFKISGKELTLSAEDIDYSNEARERLTCSYEGEDMEIGFNSKFLQEMLSNLDNDDVKIEMSAPNRAGLILPVDTENEKEDILMLVMPVMLNQ, from the coding sequence ATGAAATTTATTGTTTCCAGCTCACTGTTACTGAAAAACATTCAAGCTTTAAGTGGTGTTCTAAATTCAAGCAATACCTTACCCATCCTTGATGATTTTCTATTCGAACTCAAAGAAGATAAGTTATTTATTACCGCTTCCGATTTAGAAACAACCATGACTGTTTCGTTGGAACCAACCAAAGCCGAAGAACCCGGAATGGTTGCGATACCTGCTAAAATTCTGCTTGACACACTTAAAACATTTGCTGATATTCCGGTTACGATATCCGTAAATAAAGATACTTTAGGTATTGAAATTTCTGCCGGAGACGGTAAATATAAATTACCCGGCCATCGCAGTGACGAATATCCACAAGCTCCTGCTTTGGAGGATACTACGACCTTAGAGATAAAGGCACCTATCCTGGTAAATGCTATAAATAAAACTTTGTTTGCGACAGGAAATGATGAACTACGACCGGTAATGTCGGGTGTGTTTTGCGAAATTACTCCTGATGACATTACTTTTGTTGCCACTGATGCACATAAATTAGTCAGATACAAAAGAACAGATGCTTTTGGGGAAATTTCAGCATCTTTTATCCTGCCTAAAAAACCACTTAATCAGCTTAAGCATTTGGTTACTGCCAAAGAAGATGCTAAGGTAAAGATTGAATACAATCAAATTAATGCTTTCTTTTCATTTGAAAATGTGAGTATGGTTTGTCGGTTAATCGATGGTAGGTATCCAAATTATGATGCTGTTATCCCTACAAATAATCCGAATATTCTTACCATTGACAGATTATCCTTACTTAATTCAATAAAACGTGTCGCGATATTTGCAAATCAGTCGACTCATCAGGTCAGGTTTAAAATTTCAGGTAAAGAACTGACCCTTTCTGCCGAAGATATTGATTACTCAAATGAGGCTAGGGAGCGACTGACCTGTAGTTATGAAGGTGAAGATATGGAGATCGGATTTAATTCGAAATTTTTGCAGGAGATGTTATCAAATCTTGATAATGATGATGTAAAAATTGAAATGTCGGCACCTAACCGTGCAGGTTTGATCTTACCCGTTGATACGGAAAATGAAAAAGAAGATATTTTGATGTTGGTTATGCCGGTGATGCTTAACCAATAG